Proteins from a single region of Syngnathus scovelli strain Florida chromosome 7, RoL_Ssco_1.2, whole genome shotgun sequence:
- the mrps22 gene encoding small ribosomal subunit protein mS22 → MAALGTARYLYRGCSWLQSVQRNKNLLVKCSTRTFCIDTPDSVQNNEKPQFTDPVVQDILTRITGLDLQKVFRSVKQELKPPTYKLMTDEQLEQAVKLATEKAKKMLQMPPVLPERKPISDILSVDKILDGMDTAKYVFTDITYNIPNRERFIVVRETDGTLRKATWEERDRLIQVYFPRDGRKITTPLLFSEENLKMVFSQDRHEDVLDLCLVQFEPDSSQYIKVHAATYEDLDKHGKYELLRSTRHFGGMAWYLVNARRIDGLIVDMLKKELLQDAVSLVSLFHLVHPHSESALEASRLEAADTDLVKIYAKKESQRSGYIDLALQAYEQSQSNSAAV, encoded by the exons ATGGCAGCGCTCGGTACGGCACGGTACTTATACCGAGGCTGCTCTTGGCTGCAAAGTGTTcagagaaataaaaacttgctcGTAAAATGTAGCACCCGGACTTTTTGCATCGATACGCCAGACAGCG TGCAAAACAATGAAAAGCCCCAGTTCACAGATCCAGTTGTGCAGGACATCCTGACCAGGATAACGGGCCTGGACCTGCAAAAGGTGTTTCGATCAGTTAAACAGGAGCTGAAGCCGCCAACGTATAAACTCATGACCGATGAACAGTTGGAGCAG GCGGTGAAGTTGGCCACAGAGAAGGCTAAAAAGATGCTGCAAATGCCACCGGTGTTACCCGAGAGGAAGCCCATCAGTGACATCTTGTCTGTCGACAAGATTCTGGATGGCATGGATACAGCCAAATATGTCTTCACAGACATCACCTACAACATTCCAAACAGG GAAAGGTTCATTGTTGTGAGGGAGACTGACGGCACATTAAGAAAAGCCACCTGGGAGGAAAGAGACCGACTCATTCAGGTCTACTTTCCAAGAGATGGGCGCAAAATCACTACGCCGTTGCTCTTCAGTGAGGAAAACCTAAAG ATGGTGTTCTCTCAGGACCGCCACGAGGATGTGTTGGACCTGTGTCTGGTCCAGTTTGAACCCGACTCATCACAGTACATCAAG GTGCACGCCGCCACCTATGAGGATCTGGACAAACATGGGAAATACGAGCTTCTTCGTTCCACCCGGCACTTTGGAGGTATGGCCTGGTACCTGGTCAATGCTCGCAGGATTGATGGCCTCATTGTGGACATGCTGAAGAAGGAATT ACTGCAGGACGCAGTAAGCCTCGTGTCTCTCTTCCACCTGGTCCACCCTCACAGCGAGTCGGCACTGGAAGCTTCCAGACTTGAGGCTGCAGACACTGACCTTGTCAAG ATCTATGCCAAAAAGGAATCCCAGAGGTCTGGCTACATTGACTTAGCCTTGCAGGCATATGAACAGTCGCAGTCAAACAGCGCTGCTGTCTAA
- the rbp2a gene encoding retinol-binding protein 2a isoform X1: MPADYNGKWEMVSSKNFDDVMKALDIDFATRTIASKLHQTKIMVQNGDKFETKTLSTFRNYEVNFTVGVEFEEQTKGLDNRKVMTLVNWDGDKLVCVQKGEKENRGWKHWIEGDLLHLEIHVLDKVCHQVFKKAQ; this comes from the exons atGCCTGCAGATTACAATGGAAAGTGGGAGATGGTGAGCAGTAAAAACTTTGACGATGTCATGAAAGCCCTTG ACATCGACTTTGCCACCAGAACAATCGCTTCCAAGCTGCACCAGACAAAAATCATGGTTCAGAACGGAGACAAGTTTGAAACAAAGACATTGAGCACCTTCAGAAACTATGAGGTTAACTTTACTGTAGGGGTGGAGTTCGAAGAGCAGACAAAGGGTCTTGACAACCGAAAGGTCATG ACCCTGGTCAACTGGGATGGGGACAAACTGGTGTGTGTTCAGAAGGGGGAAAAGGAAAACCGAGGTTGGAAACACTGGATCGAGGGAGATCTGCTACATCTG GAGATCCACGTACTGGACAAAGTCTGCCACCAAGTTTTTAAGAAGGCCCAGTAA
- the rbp2a gene encoding retinol-binding protein 2a isoform X2 has product MKNIDFATRTIASKLHQTKIMVQNGDKFETKTLSTFRNYEVNFTVGVEFEEQTKGLDNRKVMTLVNWDGDKLVCVQKGEKENRGWKHWIEGDLLHLEIHVLDKVCHQVFKKAQ; this is encoded by the exons ACATCGACTTTGCCACCAGAACAATCGCTTCCAAGCTGCACCAGACAAAAATCATGGTTCAGAACGGAGACAAGTTTGAAACAAAGACATTGAGCACCTTCAGAAACTATGAGGTTAACTTTACTGTAGGGGTGGAGTTCGAAGAGCAGACAAAGGGTCTTGACAACCGAAAGGTCATG ACCCTGGTCAACTGGGATGGGGACAAACTGGTGTGTGTTCAGAAGGGGGAAAAGGAAAACCGAGGTTGGAAACACTGGATCGAGGGAGATCTGCTACATCTG GAGATCCACGTACTGGACAAAGTCTGCCACCAAGTTTTTAAGAAGGCCCAGTAA